The following are encoded in a window of Ferribacterium limneticum genomic DNA:
- a CDS encoding ethanolamine ammonia-lyase subunit EutB, with protein MSYRASVGSQGYRFADLREVLAKASPARSGDALAGIAAQSATERMAARIILADLPLRRFLDDALIPYEIDEVTRLIVDSHDPAAFAPVAALTVGEFREWLLDETTGEAELAALAPGITPEMAAAVSKLMRNQDLIAVARKCRVVTAFRDTIGLPGRLAVRLQPNHPTDDASGIAASMLDGLMYGVGDAVIGINPASDSLPALASLWRMLDELIGRFEIPTQSCVLTHVSSQISAIEAGLPVDLVFQSIAGTEAANAGFGINLALLHEAREAALSLKRGTVGDNVMYFETGQGSALSANAHHGVDQQTCEARAYAVARHFKPLLVNTVVGFIGPEYLYDGKQIIRAGLEDHFCGKLLGLPMGCDICYTNHAEADQDDIDNLLVLLGTAGVNFIMGVPGADDIMLNYQSTSFHDQLFVRQALGLQRAPEFEAWLASMGLTDGAGRLLPASPDHRLLADLRRRLP; from the coding sequence ATGAGCTATCGGGCCAGCGTCGGTTCGCAAGGTTATCGCTTCGCCGATCTGCGCGAAGTGCTGGCCAAGGCCAGTCCGGCCCGTTCCGGCGACGCGCTGGCCGGCATCGCCGCGCAGAGCGCCACTGAGCGGATGGCGGCGCGAATTATCCTGGCTGATCTGCCTTTGCGCCGCTTTCTCGACGACGCACTGATTCCCTACGAAATCGACGAAGTCACCCGGCTGATTGTCGATAGCCACGACCCCGCTGCCTTCGCGCCGGTCGCTGCGCTGACGGTCGGCGAATTCCGCGAATGGCTGCTCGACGAAACGACGGGCGAGGCCGAACTGGCGGCGCTGGCGCCGGGCATTACGCCGGAAATGGCTGCTGCCGTCAGCAAGCTGATGCGCAATCAGGACCTCATCGCGGTTGCCCGCAAGTGCCGGGTCGTCACCGCTTTTCGCGACACCATCGGCCTGCCCGGCCGGCTGGCCGTGCGCCTCCAACCCAATCATCCGACCGACGACGCCAGCGGCATCGCCGCTTCGATGCTCGACGGCCTGATGTACGGCGTTGGCGACGCGGTGATCGGCATCAACCCGGCGTCGGACAGCCTGCCGGCGCTCGCCAGCTTGTGGCGGATGCTCGACGAACTGATCGGCCGCTTCGAAATTCCGACGCAATCCTGCGTGCTGACCCATGTCAGCAGCCAGATCAGCGCCATCGAGGCGGGACTGCCGGTTGATCTGGTCTTTCAGTCCATCGCCGGCACCGAGGCGGCCAATGCCGGTTTCGGCATCAATCTGGCCCTGCTGCACGAGGCGCGCGAGGCGGCCTTGTCGCTCAAGCGCGGGACGGTCGGCGACAACGTCATGTATTTTGAAACCGGGCAGGGCAGCGCGTTGTCGGCCAACGCCCACCACGGCGTTGACCAGCAGACCTGCGAGGCGCGCGCCTACGCCGTGGCTCGTCATTTCAAGCCGCTGCTGGTCAATACCGTCGTCGGTTTCATCGGCCCGGAATACCTCTACGACGGCAAGCAGATCATCCGCGCCGGGCTGGAAGACCATTTCTGCGGCAAGCTGCTTGGCCTGCCCATGGGCTGCGACATCTGCTATACCAACCACGCCGAGGCCGATCAGGACGACATCGACAACCTGCTCGTGCTGCTCGGCACGGCCGGCGTCAATTTCATCATGGGCGTGCCGGGCGCCGACGACATCATGCTCAATTACCAGAGCACCTCCTTCCACGACCAGCTTTTCGTCCGCCAGGCGCTCGGTTTGCAGCGGGCGCCGGAATTCGAGGCCTGGCTGGCGAGCATGGGTTTGACCGACGGGGCAGGGCGCCTGCTACCGGCCAGCCCCGATCATCGGCTGCTGGCCGACCTGCGGCGGCGCCTGCCATGA
- the yaaA gene encoding peroxide stress protein YaaA, translating to MLIFLSPAKSLDYKTPPHVATHTQPAYLKHSEALIKKLRKLSPADIANLMDLSDPLALLNFNRYADWSLPFTPDNAKQAVLAFDGDVYDGLAAKTLGADDLDFAQQRVRILSGLYGILKPLDLMQPYRLEMGTRFANKAGKDLYAYWGERLLDAINAELAEMPRPVAVNLASEEYFKAAVGRKINGTVIQPVFEDWKNGKYKIISFYAKRARGLMTRYAVVNRLTEPEGLKDFDSDGYAFAPEASDDKSWVFRRRQ from the coding sequence ATGCTGATCTTCCTGTCCCCCGCCAAATCGCTTGATTACAAGACCCCGCCGCATGTCGCCACGCACACCCAGCCGGCCTACCTGAAGCACTCCGAAGCCTTGATCAAGAAGCTGCGCAAGCTGTCGCCGGCCGATATCGCCAATTTGATGGACCTCTCCGACCCGCTGGCGCTGCTCAATTTCAACCGCTACGCCGACTGGTCGCTGCCTTTCACGCCGGACAACGCCAAGCAGGCCGTGCTCGCCTTCGACGGCGATGTGTACGATGGCCTCGCCGCAAAAACGCTGGGCGCCGACGATCTCGACTTTGCCCAGCAACGCGTGCGCATCCTCTCCGGCCTCTACGGCATCCTCAAGCCGCTCGATCTCATGCAACCCTACCGCCTCGAAATGGGCACCAGGTTCGCCAACAAGGCCGGCAAGGATCTTTACGCCTACTGGGGCGAGCGCCTGCTCGATGCGATCAATGCCGAACTGGCGGAAATGCCACGGCCGGTCGCGGTCAACCTGGCTTCGGAGGAGTATTTCAAGGCCGCCGTCGGCCGCAAGATCAACGGAACGGTGATCCAGCCCGTGTTCGAGGACTGGAAGAACGGCAAATACAAGATCATCAGCTTCTACGCCAAGCGGGCGCGTGGCCTGATGACGCGTTACGCCGTGGTGAACCGGCTGACCGAGCCGGAAGGGCTCAAGGATTTTGACAGCGACGGCTACGCCTTTGCCCCCGAAGCATCCGACGACAAGAGCTGGGTTTTCCGCCGGCGCCAATGA
- a CDS encoding helix-turn-helix transcriptional regulator: protein MQPTIVQRAGIAVSGSIVQRQPLQFRRLWIDLPTLVLVESGYKILHGEAGTFRVEAGQAVALAGGQAFDVTNYLGEAPSYRARWLAWERTLLEQWRAPAAGERPQSVVTLGKVAPAFADAFTALTQSFDDAALPDAVVAHRALEMLVWLEGVGRLLLDDASLAPRVRRLLAGDPAHDWHSPEVAGHFAMSEASLRRHLAAEECSLSEILLDVRMSTALTLLQSTAQPVTRIAGEVGYQSPSQFAVRFRRRFGCSPSDIRRDSPRGRVALA from the coding sequence ATGCAGCCAACCATCGTCCAGCGCGCCGGTATTGCCGTGTCGGGCAGTATCGTCCAGCGCCAGCCTTTGCAGTTCCGGCGGCTGTGGATCGACCTGCCGACGCTGGTCCTCGTCGAATCCGGCTACAAGATTCTGCACGGCGAGGCCGGCACTTTCCGTGTCGAGGCCGGTCAGGCAGTGGCGCTGGCCGGTGGCCAGGCCTTCGACGTGACCAATTATCTCGGCGAGGCGCCGAGCTATCGGGCCCGCTGGCTGGCTTGGGAGCGCACCCTGCTTGAGCAGTGGCGGGCGCCAGCGGCCGGTGAACGGCCGCAGTCGGTGGTGACGCTGGGCAAGGTGGCGCCGGCCTTTGCCGATGCTTTCACGGCATTGACGCAATCGTTCGACGATGCGGCGCTGCCGGATGCTGTGGTTGCTCATCGGGCGCTGGAAATGCTGGTCTGGCTGGAGGGGGTCGGCCGTCTGCTGCTCGATGATGCGAGCCTGGCGCCGCGGGTGCGTCGTCTGCTCGCCGGCGATCCGGCGCATGACTGGCATTCGCCCGAAGTCGCCGGCCATTTCGCCATGAGCGAGGCCAGCCTGCGCCGTCATCTGGCCGCCGAAGAGTGCTCGCTGTCCGAAATCCTGCTCGACGTGCGCATGTCGACGGCGCTCACCCTGCTGCAATCGACGGCGCAGCCGGTGACGCGGATTGCCGGCGAGGTTGGCTACCAGTCGCCGTCGCAGTTTGCCGTACGTTTTCGCCGCCGTTTCGGCTGTTCGCCCAGCGACATTCGCCGCGACAGTCCGCGTGGCCGGGTCGCCCTCGCGTAA
- a CDS encoding YbhB/YbcL family Raf kinase inhibitor-like protein, producing MKTFFRISLLAALLACGLAHADDFRLVVEAGPDGRLAPAHYANVFGCNGGNVSPALHWSGAPAGTRSFVVTMYDPDAPTGSGWWHWVVANLPAASDHLAAAAGNGADSALPAGARTIAGDNGAAAYLGSCPPVGQTHRYVFTVHALKVDKLDLPANATPALVGFMAWANGLGKASVTLFGSR from the coding sequence ATGAAAACCTTTTTCCGTATTTCGCTGCTTGCTGCCCTGTTGGCCTGCGGCCTGGCCCATGCCGATGATTTTCGCCTGGTCGTCGAGGCCGGGCCGGATGGTCGGCTGGCGCCGGCGCATTACGCCAATGTCTTCGGCTGCAACGGCGGCAACGTCTCGCCGGCCTTGCATTGGTCGGGGGCGCCGGCCGGGACGCGCAGTTTTGTCGTGACCATGTACGACCCGGATGCACCGACCGGGTCCGGCTGGTGGCATTGGGTAGTCGCCAACCTGCCGGCTGCCAGCGATCATCTGGCTGCTGCTGCCGGCAATGGTGCTGACAGCGCGTTGCCCGCTGGCGCCCGCACGATTGCCGGCGACAACGGTGCGGCGGCTTACCTCGGCAGTTGCCCGCCGGTCGGGCAGACGCACCGCTATGTATTCACCGTGCATGCGCTCAAGGTCGACAAGCTTGACCTGCCGGCCAATGCAACCCCGGCACTGGTCGGCTTCATGGCCTGGGCCAATGGCCTCGGCAAGGCTAGCGTGACCCTGTTCGGTTCGCGTTAA
- a CDS encoding DUF2863 family protein — protein sequence MKRTRFGSRDRLSRDAAELQRLAIGLSESGGKLEDAYWEAQLAEVVDSLLKNGAEDDINTALDRLFEANPRAHDELADMVESRAETNRVEAQGQAYDIQLFAAPILAWSRFSIPASPLPKSTLQALHVHLGAHVFGGDARVALADFLFSPDQLPRSFCDTWQLTKLLGEAALGGKHLAVDTAGMAETNRFLSDVRYLVGTVVVPRGKPLFRWNEKDGNKETALKEWIKQGSPNIEPLLTGCAWQPLLPDSYHASCRNADRLSRPYSLKASVAFLQSMLALMPADIRAVVGPCYDRRMEEYRVGLGPTTGDEVYHGIVWPLLGAEDEATDAAGEIEAVLREAGVKDVLFLDHHFPMEFCDDCGAPLFPNREAELVHAEMPEQPAATSQVLH from the coding sequence ATGAAACGCACCCGCTTTGGCTCTCGCGACCGTCTTTCCCGCGACGCGGCCGAACTGCAACGTCTGGCCATTGGCCTTTCCGAATCCGGCGGCAAGCTGGAAGACGCCTACTGGGAAGCGCAACTCGCCGAAGTCGTCGACAGCCTCTTGAAAAACGGTGCCGAGGACGACATCAACACCGCGCTCGACCGCCTGTTCGAGGCCAACCCGCGCGCCCATGACGAACTGGCCGACATGGTCGAATCGCGCGCCGAAACCAACCGCGTCGAAGCCCAGGGCCAGGCATACGACATCCAGCTCTTCGCCGCGCCCATCCTCGCCTGGTCGCGCTTTTCCATCCCGGCCAGCCCGCTCCCCAAGAGCACGCTGCAGGCGCTGCACGTGCATCTCGGCGCTCATGTCTTTGGCGGCGACGCGCGTGTTGCGCTGGCCGATTTCCTGTTCAGCCCGGACCAGCTACCGCGCAGCTTCTGCGACACCTGGCAACTGACCAAACTGCTCGGCGAAGCCGCGCTGGGCGGCAAGCATCTGGCCGTGGATACCGCCGGCATGGCCGAAACCAACCGTTTCCTGTCCGACGTCCGCTACCTCGTCGGCACCGTCGTCGTACCGCGCGGCAAGCCGCTGTTCCGTTGGAACGAAAAGGACGGCAACAAGGAAACGGCACTGAAGGAATGGATCAAGCAGGGCAGCCCGAATATCGAGCCGCTGCTCACCGGCTGCGCCTGGCAACCACTGCTGCCGGACTCCTACCACGCCTCCTGCCGCAACGCCGACCGCCTGTCGCGCCCCTATTCGCTCAAGGCTTCGGTCGCCTTCCTTCAAAGCATGCTCGCCCTCATGCCGGCCGACATCCGCGCCGTCGTCGGCCCGTGCTACGACCGCCGGATGGAGGAATACCGCGTCGGCCTCGGCCCGACCACCGGTGACGAGGTCTATCACGGCATCGTCTGGCCGCTGCTCGGCGCCGAAGACGAAGCGACCGACGCCGCCGGAGAAATTGAAGCCGTGCTGCGCGAAGCCGGCGTCAAGGACGTGCTCTTCCTCGACCATCACTTCCCGATGGAATTCTGCGACGACTGCGGCGCCCCGCTCTTCCCCAACCGCGAAGCCGAACTGGTGCACGCCGAAATGCCGGAACAACCGGCGGCGACGTCGCAAGTCCTGCATTGA
- the bioA gene encoding adenosylmethionine--8-amino-7-oxononanoate transaminase, which translates to MEKLSNADWLARSQAAVWHPCTQMQHHAQTGTPGHLPLVPIARGQGAWLYDFDGKRYLDGISSWWTNLFGHANPRINAALRDQLETLEHVMLAGFTHQPVVELSERLSALTGGALGHAFYASDGASATEIALKMSFHYWRNIGRPEKAEFLCLQGSYHGETVGALAVTDVAIFKDAYAPLVRAATVIPSPDFRQAEAGESPADVARRAAAALEAHLERHGESIAALIIEPLVQGAAGMAMYDPEYLRLARQLCDRYEVHLICDEIAVGCGRTGTFFAHEQAGIRPDLMCLSKGISGGYLPLSIVLSSDTIYNAFLDDSVARAFLHSHSYTGNPLACRAALATLDIFQSDDVLTVNRKKAQKIESALAPLADHPQVKHLRQRGMIAAFDVETADPHFSRKFYRAALEREALIRPIGNTVYLMPPYIVSDEEIGHLGKVISETLGMSV; encoded by the coding sequence ATGGAAAAGCTGTCGAACGCCGACTGGCTGGCGCGCAGCCAGGCCGCCGTCTGGCACCCGTGCACGCAGATGCAGCACCACGCGCAGACCGGCACGCCCGGCCACCTGCCGCTGGTGCCCATCGCCCGCGGTCAGGGCGCCTGGCTTTACGACTTCGACGGCAAACGTTACCTCGACGGCATCAGCTCGTGGTGGACCAATCTCTTCGGCCACGCCAACCCGCGCATCAACGCGGCTTTGCGCGACCAGCTCGAAACGCTCGAACACGTCATGCTGGCCGGCTTCACGCACCAGCCGGTGGTCGAGCTGTCCGAGCGCCTGAGCGCCCTGACCGGCGGCGCCCTCGGCCACGCCTTCTATGCTTCGGACGGCGCCTCGGCCACCGAGATCGCGCTGAAGATGAGCTTTCACTACTGGCGCAACATCGGCCGGCCGGAAAAAGCCGAGTTCCTCTGCCTGCAAGGCAGCTACCACGGCGAAACGGTCGGCGCGCTGGCCGTCACCGACGTCGCCATCTTCAAGGACGCCTACGCGCCGCTGGTCCGCGCCGCGACGGTCATCCCCTCGCCCGATTTCCGCCAGGCCGAAGCCGGTGAATCCCCCGCCGACGTCGCTCGCCGCGCCGCTGCCGCGCTGGAAGCCCACCTCGAAAGGCACGGCGAAAGCATCGCTGCCCTGATCATCGAACCGCTCGTCCAGGGCGCCGCCGGCATGGCGATGTACGACCCGGAATACCTGCGCCTCGCCCGCCAGCTTTGCGACCGCTACGAAGTGCACCTGATCTGCGACGAAATCGCCGTCGGCTGCGGCCGCACCGGCACCTTCTTTGCTCACGAACAGGCAGGCATCCGCCCCGACCTCATGTGCCTGTCGAAAGGCATTTCCGGCGGCTACCTGCCGCTCTCCATCGTCCTGTCCAGCGACACCATCTACAACGCCTTCCTCGACGACTCGGTGGCCCGCGCCTTCCTGCACTCGCATTCCTACACCGGCAACCCGCTGGCCTGCCGCGCTGCGCTCGCCACGCTCGACATTTTCCAGTCCGACGACGTTCTCACGGTCAACCGGAAAAAAGCGCAAAAAATCGAATCCGCCCTCGCCCCGCTGGCCGACCATCCGCAAGTCAAACACCTGCGCCAGCGCGGCATGATTGCCGCCTTCGACGTCGAAACAGCCGACCCGCACTTCTCCCGCAAGTTCTACCGCGCTGCGCTGGAACGCGAAGCGCTAATCCGGCCGATCGGCAATACCGTTTACCTGATGCCGCCGTATATCGTCAGCGACGAGGAAATCGGACACCTGGGTAAGGTAATCAGCGAAACACTGGGAATGTCCGTGTAA
- a CDS encoding sensor histidine kinase → MDAPINLPPSGAPDKPTCPIAPMLAVGPQLGEDSFRRVVEWAPSAMVMIDLDGIMVLVNAQTERMFDYGRDDLIGKSVEILVPERFRQHHSAFRTGYFNDPQPRPMGVGRDLAGCRSDGTEFPIEIGLNPIATEAGVMVLASIIDITERQRAQQRLEDALREKTVLLNEVHHRVKNNLQVITSLLNLQADFAADPRLRAILAESCGRVKAMALTHQLLYERKDFSRLDLGDYLDRLVQSIRSSYRATGERVSLRMVRPETDVQIDLERTIPCGLLVNELVTNSFKHAFKGERRGEIVIQIEAEVDGLICLSVADNGVGLPPDIELAQGSSLGLQLVQLFVEQLHGTLTIDRAEGTRFSMCFPKSIATKEVS, encoded by the coding sequence ATGGATGCCCCCATCAATTTGCCGCCTTCAGGCGCACCGGACAAACCCACTTGCCCCATTGCGCCAATGCTCGCCGTCGGTCCGCAACTCGGGGAAGACTCTTTCCGTCGGGTAGTCGAGTGGGCACCAAGCGCCATGGTCATGATCGACCTCGATGGCATCATGGTGCTGGTCAATGCCCAGACTGAACGAATGTTCGATTACGGCCGCGACGATCTGATCGGAAAATCCGTCGAAATCCTGGTTCCCGAGCGTTTCCGGCAACACCATAGTGCTTTCCGTACCGGATATTTCAACGACCCACAGCCGCGCCCGATGGGTGTCGGTCGCGACCTGGCCGGTTGCCGCTCCGATGGTACGGAATTTCCGATCGAAATCGGCCTCAACCCAATTGCCACCGAAGCCGGTGTCATGGTTCTGGCGTCGATCATCGACATCACCGAGCGGCAGCGCGCCCAGCAACGCCTCGAAGACGCCTTGCGCGAAAAAACCGTGCTGCTCAATGAAGTCCATCATCGGGTCAAGAACAACCTGCAGGTCATCACCAGCCTGCTCAACCTGCAGGCCGACTTTGCCGCCGATCCGCGCCTGCGGGCGATTCTGGCCGAGAGTTGCGGGCGGGTGAAAGCCATGGCGCTGACCCACCAGCTGCTTTACGAACGGAAAGACTTTTCCCGCCTTGACCTCGGGGATTATCTGGACCGTCTGGTTCAATCGATCCGATCCAGTTACCGGGCAACCGGCGAACGCGTCAGCCTGCGCATGGTGCGACCGGAGACCGATGTGCAGATCGACCTCGAGCGGACAATTCCCTGTGGTCTGCTGGTCAATGAACTGGTCACCAATTCATTCAAGCATGCGTTCAAGGGGGAACGTCGGGGCGAAATTGTCATCCAAATAGAAGCGGAGGTGGATGGTTTGATTTGCCTCAGCGTAGCCGACAACGGCGTTGGCTTGCCACCGGACATCGAGTTGGCTCAGGGGTCGTCTCTGGGTTTGCAACTGGTTCAACTATTCGTCGAGCAACTGCATGGCACCCTGACTATTGATCGAGCCGAGGGAACGCGGTTCTCGATGTGTTTTCCGAAAAGCATTGCGACGAAGGAGGTTTCATGA
- a CDS encoding two-component system response regulator: MSARLPINLMLVEDERIVAFDLKRQLQGFGYNVESVVASGEQAISQAAENKPDLVLMDIHLDGTMDGIEAAATIRANHQIPVVFLTAYAEDDTLRRALDSCPFGYLIKPCEGRELHATIQMALARRNDEMAIEQSEQRLKLALDAASLGVLEWSPGSNRLKGDPHLGMLLGNQAQPLDEPWEAFIDRIDEADRERVNQALTAKLLSNDATSVEFRLTGDGLPIRRMEAHAKAYGKGASVQRVVGILQDVTKRHQDEAMLRQSSVVFHTTAEAILITDANRRIVAVNTAFTRITGYPESDVLGLDPDVLLRVSPAFETYEDSFKTGADGFWQGEVRCRRLDGSSFPAWQSVSVVHDANDKVTHFVTAFSDVTAIYDAQQKLQHLAHHDPLTGLPNRLLFEERLQYAIEQAMRNEQRCILLFLDLDGFKVINDTLGHAVGDELLRIVGDRLRSVLRSSDTIARLGGDEFVVLAGSFNPDYAARLAEKILDQLRLPVTVSGEHLSVTGSLGIAVYPDNGTDSQQLMRAADMAMYTAKAEGRNRFHFYTEDMTERALLRMGIEQGLRRALATDGLVMHYQPRVDLTSRRIVGVEALVRWQHPERGIVSPVDFIGIAEECGIIEHLGRWVLNRACSEMLDVVQGRPAGETFHVAVNVSPRQFLGADFVAIVRTVLSETGFPTSALELEITESTLQATERSLSILHALEELGVAVSIDDFGTGYSSLSVLRDLPIQRIKIDRSFIVDLPASQNQRAVVEAIVALSKAMFMQITVEGIEHPAQAKILQELGCQEGQGYLFARPLPLVDLKKLLDND, encoded by the coding sequence ATGAGCGCGCGTTTGCCAATCAATCTGATGCTGGTTGAAGATGAGCGCATCGTCGCCTTTGACTTGAAGCGCCAGCTGCAGGGCTTCGGTTATAACGTCGAAAGCGTTGTTGCCAGCGGAGAACAGGCGATCAGCCAGGCAGCCGAGAACAAACCGGACCTGGTTCTGATGGATATTCACCTTGATGGCACCATGGATGGGATCGAAGCCGCCGCCACGATTCGCGCCAACCATCAGATCCCCGTGGTTTTTCTGACCGCCTACGCCGAGGATGACACCTTGCGCCGCGCCCTCGACAGTTGCCCCTTCGGCTATCTGATCAAACCGTGCGAAGGAAGGGAACTGCATGCAACGATCCAGATGGCACTGGCTCGCCGGAATGATGAAATGGCAATAGAACAAAGCGAACAGCGCCTGAAGCTGGCCCTTGATGCTGCTTCGCTGGGGGTCCTTGAATGGAGCCCGGGTTCGAACCGACTGAAAGGCGACCCCCACCTCGGCATGCTGCTCGGCAATCAGGCGCAACCGCTGGATGAGCCGTGGGAAGCATTCATCGACAGAATCGACGAAGCCGACCGGGAACGCGTCAACCAGGCGCTGACTGCCAAGCTGTTGAGTAACGACGCCACCAGTGTCGAATTTCGACTCACCGGTGATGGCCTCCCCATCCGCCGCATGGAAGCCCATGCCAAAGCCTATGGCAAGGGAGCCAGCGTTCAGCGTGTCGTCGGAATACTCCAGGATGTGACGAAGCGCCATCAGGACGAAGCCATGCTGCGCCAATCCAGCGTCGTTTTCCACACCACGGCCGAGGCTATCCTCATCACCGACGCCAATCGCCGGATCGTTGCCGTCAATACCGCCTTTACCCGCATCACCGGATACCCTGAAAGCGATGTCCTCGGGCTTGACCCGGACGTTCTGCTGCGGGTCAGTCCGGCCTTTGAAACCTATGAAGACAGCTTCAAGACCGGCGCCGACGGCTTCTGGCAAGGCGAGGTACGCTGCCGCCGTCTTGATGGCAGTTCATTCCCCGCCTGGCAAAGTGTCAGCGTTGTGCACGATGCCAATGACAAGGTGACTCATTTCGTCACCGCATTTTCCGATGTCACGGCAATTTACGATGCCCAGCAAAAGCTTCAGCACCTGGCCCATCACGACCCGCTGACCGGCTTGCCCAACCGACTGCTTTTCGAAGAACGACTCCAGTACGCCATCGAGCAGGCAATGCGCAACGAACAACGCTGTATCCTGCTCTTTCTCGACCTGGACGGCTTCAAGGTGATCAACGACACGCTTGGCCACGCCGTCGGCGACGAATTGCTGCGTATCGTTGGCGACCGGTTACGCAGTGTCCTGCGCAGCAGTGACACGATCGCCCGACTGGGCGGTGACGAGTTCGTGGTTCTGGCCGGCAGTTTCAATCCGGACTACGCGGCACGGCTGGCAGAGAAAATTCTCGACCAGTTACGCCTTCCGGTCACTGTTTCCGGCGAACATCTTTCCGTCACCGGCAGTCTCGGCATTGCCGTATATCCCGACAACGGTACCGACAGTCAACAATTGATGCGCGCCGCCGACATGGCCATGTACACGGCCAAGGCCGAGGGGCGTAACCGCTTTCACTTTTACACCGAAGACATGACCGAGCGGGCGCTCCTGCGGATGGGGATCGAGCAGGGGCTGCGTCGTGCCCTGGCCACCGATGGCCTGGTCATGCACTATCAGCCGCGCGTCGATCTCACCAGTCGCCGGATCGTCGGGGTCGAAGCGCTGGTCCGCTGGCAACACCCGGAACGCGGCATCGTTTCCCCGGTCGACTTCATCGGCATTGCCGAAGAATGTGGAATCATCGAACACTTGGGACGCTGGGTACTGAACCGCGCCTGTTCCGAAATGCTTGATGTTGTCCAGGGAAGACCCGCCGGTGAAACCTTCCACGTTGCCGTCAACGTCTCGCCACGACAATTCCTTGGTGCGGATTTTGTCGCCATTGTCCGCACGGTACTCAGCGAAACCGGCTTCCCGACCAGCGCCCTCGAGCTGGAAATCACCGAAAGCACGCTGCAGGCGACAGAGCGGAGCCTGTCCATACTCCACGCTCTGGAAGAACTGGGTGTCGCCGTCAGTATCGACGACTTCGGGACCGGCTATTCGTCACTGAGCGTCCTGCGCGACCTGCCCATCCAGCGCATCAAGATCGATCGCTCTTTCATCGTCGACCTCCCGGCCAGCCAGAATCAGCGGGCCGTCGTTGAAGCCATCGTCGCGCTGAGCAAGGCCATGTTCATGCAGATTACCGTCGAAGGCATCGAGCACCCGGCCCAAGCCAAGATTTTGCAAGAACTGGGTTGCCAGGAAGGTCAGGGCTATTTGTTTGCCCGCCCGCTTCCCCTCGTCGATTTGAAGAAACTTCTCGACAACGATTGA
- the bioF gene encoding 8-amino-7-oxononanoate synthase, protein MTPSSLEDRLASELAELETAGLTRRRRVLESACGRLATVDGKNVLNFAANDYLGLAGNTEIARALADGALQWGAGSGASHLVSGHLAPHEALEKEIAAFTGFPRALTFSTGYLANLAVTPTLAGRGDAVFADKLNHASLIDAMQQAKANGAEVQRYAHNDVAALEKLLAASSAATKVIVTDAVFSMDGDLAPLPLIFALAERYDAWLVIDDAHGFGVLGREGRGSLAHFNLPASPRILLMGTLGKAAGVGGAFVAGSATAIEYLLQKGRSYIFTTAQPPAIACALTKSLQLIKNGDALRANLMARIGQLRDGLAGLPLKLLPSLTAIQPLIVGENDAAVALSKALWARGLWVPAIRPPTVPKGTARLRISVSAAHTEADIAQLIAALKELA, encoded by the coding sequence ATGACTCCCAGTTCCCTTGAAGACCGCCTCGCCAGCGAACTGGCGGAGCTCGAAACCGCCGGCCTGACCCGCCGCCGCCGCGTACTCGAATCGGCTTGTGGCCGGCTCGCTACGGTCGACGGCAAAAATGTGCTGAATTTCGCAGCCAACGACTATCTCGGGCTGGCCGGCAATACCGAGATCGCGCGGGCGCTGGCCGACGGCGCGCTGCAATGGGGTGCCGGCAGCGGTGCCTCGCACTTGGTGAGCGGCCATCTTGCGCCGCATGAGGCGCTGGAAAAAGAGATCGCCGCCTTCACCGGCTTTCCGCGCGCCCTGACCTTTTCGACCGGCTACCTCGCCAACCTCGCCGTGACGCCGACCCTGGCCGGCCGCGGCGACGCGGTGTTTGCCGACAAGCTCAACCACGCCTCGCTGATCGATGCCATGCAGCAGGCCAAGGCCAACGGCGCCGAGGTCCAACGCTACGCCCACAACGACGTCGCGGCGCTGGAAAAGCTGCTCGCCGCCAGCAGCGCCGCCACCAAGGTCATCGTCACCGACGCCGTGTTCAGCATGGACGGCGACCTCGCGCCGCTGCCGCTGATCTTCGCGCTGGCCGAGCGCTACGACGCCTGGCTGGTCATCGACGACGCCCACGGCTTCGGCGTCCTCGGCCGCGAAGGCCGGGGCAGTCTGGCCCATTTCAACCTGCCCGCCTCACCGCGCATTTTGCTCATGGGCACGCTGGGCAAGGCGGCTGGCGTCGGCGGCGCCTTTGTCGCCGGTTCGGCAACGGCCATTGAATACCTGCTGCAAAAGGGTCGCAGCTACATTTTCACGACCGCCCAACCGCCGGCCATCGCCTGCGCGCTGACCAAGAGCCTGCAACTGATCAAAAACGGCGACGCCCTGCGCGCCAACCTGATGGCCCGCATCGGCCAGTTGCGCGACGGGCTGGCCGGCCTGCCGCTCAAGCTGCTGCCCTCGCTGACCGCCATCCAGCCGCTCATCGTCGGTGAAAACGACGCCGCCGTCGCCCTCTCGAAAGCCCTGTGGGCGCGCGGCCTGTGGGTGCCAGCCATCCGCCCGCCAACGGTGCCGAAGGGCACGGCGCGGCTGCGCATATCCGTCTCCGCCGCCCATACCGAAGCCGACATCGCCCAACTCATCGCCGCCTTGAAAGAACTTGCATGA